One genomic segment of Ascochyta rabiei chromosome 20, complete sequence includes these proteins:
- a CDS encoding HECT-type E3 ubiquitin transferase, with protein MERPRESPDQQRHSRVTRSSARPAPGSANEIPPNPPAPPHPPPATTRKRKSVAVAAAADADTGPEQPAPAHPEETPPARTARAKRTKLNPESSSAAAPTRPNKAKGKAAMSSPGPSTAPTADKPSRRAKGARKSSAQDSPSTSRRNSRRKAKTDDDTNMDDASEHKSDDEPQSPGHGHTSDDAHGPATRYDEDDDDEDDNDDDDGDDDDGDDDDDDPFASGFLGRNPHHSLSALRQLTGLMSGNAQRLRGILEQLKSPDISLQLIALQDLCEVLLMATEDTLAGHFSPDAYVKELVKLMQPNDFTGEENPEVMLLACRCLANLMEALPAATANVVYGGAVPVLCSKLLEIDFIDLAEQSLSTLEKISVEFPASIVREGGLTACLTFLDFFATSTQRTAVTTAANCCRNIPEDSFPTVRDVMPILENILNNSDQKVVEQGCICVSRIVQSFRHQEDKLEELVSPGLLKAILALLLPGTTNLIGPHIHTMFLQVLAYTAKASPSLSAELLKMNVVDTLYQILTGVSPPSGTGDVANKIDSVVIMQALIHRPKDQVFETLNVICELLPDVTNDGLSYLEALFDAGYPGRDQPPLSESKKTGNEKRVELFEECKTEVKRFAVILLPTLTDAYSSTVNLNVRQKVLTAQLKMLSNLDTEFLEEALRAVPYASFLASIFSQQDHPTLVTYALQAAELLLKRLGSIYRYQFYREGVIAEISILANRPSKALEGCTKDSKPTTDIEVVEESNTTTAPTEDQAAGPGVADLMEVEAHSEENNDEDDGDEEHNENGEDQDDDEASDSSSSSDQNSLPLPNIDDIITMRAKKFIDVHEKDSDKPIRDKASAVLEDLKSLAKNLKECTSQGSTDTCAELFTRLATYFQGDALESITSYELKSSKIVDALLDLFSNNISKNGVDPRSLFLEAFMGTSSNNKIKTASSASPATPFSVLVNKLQDLLSRSEHFEVITVHQNSYDGRGSAANMLAKQLRLKLVAEDDSGIPKAYRNIMVSIHAIATFKALDDYLRPRMHVATERPRGSRTRDQFAAYAQALAEGRAPPPPETPSETTSRPSKKTSKSKLRSNEDSEAGPSSASQGKTRRSSRRQQTQPPPPPPPPSAPAKAHSNSSQDPLECADEERLSDRDSMGENAALNAIVDELEEELENELEGALDDEEEEPDPSAVSVEVASTGKATARKEDGTRIATPIPGTPSTKPSDRLSTPASRLTALLQNSAMRQSLGAASSALSYAAAVQSTPQDWHIEFSVNDQPISSETTIYRVVHFNQAQASDVSQRTVWNAVHTIKFKRVAGPPPGEASSQTPPPESKAESQTMPASLDNHPVTSGILRLLNLLHGLNSHLDDVLSDNKDQIKLNAEPLSQFVNTKLTAKLNRQLEEPLIVASNCLPSWSEDLARFYPFLFPFESRHLFVQSTSFGYSRCMTRWQNTQTTNDTRNDRHRDERPFLGRLQRQKVRISRSRILESAMKVMQLYGHSPSVLEVEYFEEVGTGLGPTLEFYSTVSREFSKKKLKIWRENDSNGTDEYAFGKRGLFPAPMSAQQAASEDGEKKLEMFKVLGKFVARSMLDSRIIDVSFNPTLFRLSDSSSTVITPSLATIRTVDEDLAKSLMLLKKFADAKKQIDVDQSKTDAQKLDAAQSIRFQDCAVDDLALDFTLPGYPAIELIEDGAQTTVTIENVGLYVEKVLDFTLGSGVKRQIDAFSAGFTEVFPYSALRAFTPDELVMLFGRNDEDWSLETLMDSIKADHGFNLDSKSVRNLLQTMSQYTPEERREFLQFITGSPKLPIGGFKSLTPMFTVVCKPAEPPYTSDDYLPSVMTCVNYLKMPDYSTLDMLREKLSVAVKEGQGAFHLS; from the exons ATGGAACGTCCTCGTGAAAGCCCCGACCAGCAGCGCCACAGCAG AGTCACCCGCTCGTCTGCGAGGCCCGCACCAGGCTCCGCCAACGAGATCCCGCCGAACCCTCCCGCCCCTCCCCACCCCCCGCCTGCCACCACTCGCAAGCGCAAGtccgtcgccgtcgccgccgccgccgacgccgacacGGGCCCAGAGCAGCCCGCCCCCGCCCATCCAGAAGAGACGCCGCCTGCGCGCACTGCTCGTGCCAAGCGCACAAAGCTCAATCCCGAGAGCTCGTCTGCTGCAGCTCCCACCCGCCCCAACAAGGCAAAGGGCAAGGCCGCCATGTCGTCACCTGG GCCCTCGACCGCTCCCACCGCCGACAAGCCTTCACGTCGTGCCAAGGGCGCCCGCAAGAGCTCTGCGCAAG ATTCTCCCTCCACATCGCGCCGAAACTCGAGAAGAAAGGCAAAGACCGACGACGATACAAACATGGACGATGCCTCCGAGCACAAGTCGGACGACGAGCCCCAGAGTCCAGGCCACGGACACACGAGCGACGACGCCCACGGCCCAGCCACCCGCTACGAcgaggatgacgacgacgaagacgacaacgacgatgacgacggcgacgatgacgacggcgacgacgacgacgacgatccCTTCGCGAGCGGTTTCCTTGGCCGCAACCCACACCACAGCCTATCAGCCTTACGGCAGCTCACTGGACTGATGTCCGGCAACGCACAACGCCTGCGCGGCATCTTGGAGCAGCTCAAGTCGCCTGACATTTCTCTGCAGCTCATTGCGCTGCAAGACCTGTGCGAGGTGCTGCTCATGGCTACCGAAGACACACTCGCCGGCCACTTCTCGCCAGACGCATACGTAAAGGAACTCGTCAAGCTCATGCAGCCAAATGACTTCACCGGCGAGGAGAACCCAGAGGTCATGTTGCTCGCCTGCCGGTGCTTGGCCAATCTCATGGAAGCTCTGCCCGCCGCAACCGCCAACGTGGTGTATGGAGGTGCAGTGCCGGTCCTGTGCTCCAAGCTGCTCGAGATTGACTTCATTGACCTTGCCGAGCAAAGCCTGAGCACACTAGAGAAGATCTCGGTTGAATTTCCAGCATCCATCGTGCGAGAGGGCGGTCTCACGGCCTGTCTGACATTTCTCGATTTCTTCGCAACAAGCACACAGCGCACAGCGGTCACCACAGCTGCCAACTGCTGTCGCAACATCCCCGAGGACTCGTTCCCCACCGTCCGCGACGTCATGCCCATCTTGGAAAACATCCTGAACAACAGTGACCAGAAGGTCGTCGAGCAGGGGTGCATCTGTGTCTCGCGCATCGTGCAGAGCTTCAGACATCAGGAGGACAAACTTGAGGAGCTGGTCAGCCCGGGGCTGCTGAAGGCCATTCTGGCACTTTTGCTGCCCGGCACCACGAACCTCATTGGGCCGCACATCCACACCATGTTCTTGCAGGTCCTTGCCTACACAGCCAAAGCAAGCCCGAGCTTGTCTGCTGAGCTGCTCAAGATGAATGTGGTCGACACTTTGTATCAGATCCTGACAGGCGTATCTCCACCCAGCGGGACAGGAGATGTTGCAAACAAGATTGACTCTGTTGTCATCATGCAGGCGCTGATTCACCGACCCAAGGACCAGGTGTTTGAAACGCTCAACGTCATCTGCGAGTTGTTGCCCGACGTTACCAACGACGGGCTCTCGTATCTCGAAGCTCTGTTCGACGCTGGCTATCCCGGGCGTGACCAGCCGCCCTTGTCGGAGAGCAAGAAGACCGGAAACGAGAAGCGCGTGGAGCTTTTTGAGGAATGCAAGACTGAAGTTAAGCGCTTCGCAGTCATTCTGCTTCCCACTCTGACAGACGCGTATTCAAGCACAGTAAATCTGAACGTGCGGCAGAAGGTGCTCACTGCACAACTGAAGATGTTGTCAAACCTCGACACCGAATTTCTCGAGGAAGCACTGCGCGCTGTGCCTTATGCCTCATTCCTAGCGTCCATTTTCTCGCAACAAGACCACCCCACGTTAGTCACTTACGCGCTTCAAGCAGCTGAGCTGCTTCTCAAGCGTCTGGGATCCATCTATCGGTATCAGTTCTACCGCGAGGGTGTCATCGCAGAAATTTCCATCCTAGCCAACCGCCCGAGCAAGGCCTTGGAAGGTTGTACCAAAGACTCCAAGCCCACAACAGACATCGAAGTAGTCGAAGAATCCAACACCACCACGGCACCCACAGAAGATCAAGCTGCAGGCCCAGGCGTCGCCGACCTAATGGAAGTAGAGGCGCACTCGGAAGAAAACAATGATGAGGATGATGGAGACGAGGAGCACAACGAGAACGGCGAGGATCAAGACGATGACGAGGCTTCCGACTCGTCATCTTCTTCTGACCAAAACTCTCTGCCCCTTCCCAACATCGACGACATCATCACGATGCGGGCAAAGAAGTTCATTGACGTCCACGAGAAAGACAGCGACAAGCCCATCCGAGATAAAGCGTCCGCAGTCCTGGAGGACTTGAAGTCTCTTGCCAAGAATCTCAAAGAGTGCACATCGCAGGGTAGCACAGACACCTGCGCAGAGCTTTTCACGCGACTGGCAACATATTTCCAAGGCGATGCCCTGGAAAGCATCACAAGCTACGAATTGAAGTCTTCCAAGATCGTAGACGCACTGCTGGATCTGTTCTCGAATAACATCTCCAAGAACGGCGTAGATCCACGATCGTTGTTCCTCGAAGCTTTCATGGGTACCAGCAGCAACAATAAGATCAAGACTGCTAGCAGTGCGTCTCCAGCGACACCATTCAGCGTGCTGGTGAACAAGCTTCAAGACCTTCTAAGTAGGTCGGAGCACTTCGAGGTGATCACAGTACACCAAAATTCGTACGACGGCCGTGGCAGCGCAGCAAACATGTTGGCCAAGCAGCTTCGGTTGAAGCTCGTCGCAGAAGACGACTCTGGCATTCCCAAGGCGTATCGTAACATCATGGTATCTATCCACGCCATTGCTACGTTCAAGGCGTTGGATGACTACCTTCGACCACGCATGCATGTCGCTACTGAGCGACCGCGAGGAAGCAGGACGCGGGATCAATTTGCCGCATATGCCCAAGCTCTCGCAGAAGGACGTGCGCCTCCGCCCCCAGAGACGCCCAGCGAGACCACCAGTCGACCTTCGAAGAAGACATCGAAATCGAAGCTGAGGTCAAACGAAGACTCTGAAGCTGGTCCTAGCTCTGCGTCGCAGGGGAAGACGCGTCGCTCGAGCCGTCGTCAACAAACACAACCTCCCCCtccgccaccaccaccatccgCTCCAGCCAAGGCTCATTCAAACAGCAGCCAAGACCCGCTCGAATGTGCAGATGAAGAACGCTTGTCCGACCGGGATTCGATGGGCGAGAATGCTGCACTAAATGCCATTGTCGATGAGCTCGAAGAGGAACTCGAGAATGAACTTGAGGGTGCACTtgacgacgaggaggaggagccAGACCCGTCCGCGGTCAGTGTTGAGGTAGCATCGACCGGTAAGGCTACGGCTCGGAAAGAAGACGGCACCAGGATTGCCACGCCGATCCCGGGTACGCCATCGACGAAACCCTCGGACCGGTTGAGCACTCCGGCTTCACGCCTGACTGCGCTGTTACAGAACTCTGCTATGCGACAGAGCCTTGGTGCTGCCTCATCGGCACTGTCATATGCTGCTGCAGTGCAGTCAACGCCGCAAGACTGGCACATCGAGTTCAGTGTAAATGACCAACCCATCTCAAGCGAGACAACAATCTACCGTGTTGTCCACTTCAACCAAGCACAAGCATCGGACGTGTCTCAGCGCACAGTATGGAATGCTGTCCATACCATCAAGTTCAAGCGCGTTGCGGGTCCACCTCCAGGCGAGGCATCGTCGCAGACTCCACCACCAGAGTCGAAGGCCGAGAGCCAGACCATGCCCGCATCGTTGGATAACCACCCCGTCACGTCCGGCATTCTTCGTCTACTCAACCTGCTCCACGGCCTGAACTCACATCTTGACGACGTCCTCTCCGACAACAAGGACCAGATCAAACTGAATGCTGAGCCACTTTCGCAGTTCGTCAACACTAAGCTCACAGCGAAGCTCAACCGTCAACTCGAAGAGCCATTGATCGTAGCAAGCAACTGCCTCCCAAGCTGGAGTGAGGACCTGGCTCGCTTCTATCCCTTCCTCTTCCCCTTCGAGTCGCGTCATCTCTTCGTTCAGTCCACCTCTTTCGGGTATTCTCGATGCATGACGCGCTGGCAAAACACGCAGACTACGAACGACACACGAAACGATCGCCATCGAGATGAACGCCCCTTCCTTGGCAGGCTTCAGCGACAGAAGGTCAGGATTTCGCGATCTAGGATCCTTGAGTCTGCTATGAAGGTCATGCAACTCTACGGACACTCCCCCAGCGTCTTGGAAGTTGAGTACTTTGAGGAAGTTGGCACTGGCTTGGGCCCAACCTTGGAGTTCTACTCGACCGTCTCTCGGGAGTTCTCGAAGAAGAAACTCAAGATCTGGAGAGAAAACGACTCGAACGGCACGGATGAGTACGCATTTGGCAAGCGAGGCCTGTTCCCTGCGCCAATGAGCGCACAACAAGCGGCCTCGGAGGACGGCGAGAAGAAGCTTGAGATGTTCAAGGTTCTTGGGAAGTTTGTTGCGCGATCAATGCTAGACTCACGCATCATTGACGTGTCTTTCAACCCTACACTGTTCCGTCTCAGCGACAGCAGTAGCACAGTCATCACACCTTCGCTCGCGACCATTAGGACCGTCGACGAAGATCTTGCCAAGTCCCTAATGCTGTTGAAGAAGTTTGCAGATGCCAAGAAGCAAATCGATGTCGACCAGAGCAAGACTGATGCACAGAAACTTGATGCTGCACAGAGCATCCGCTTCCAGGACTGCGCTGTCGACGACCTGGCACTCGACTTCACATTGCCGGGCTACCCAGCCATCGAGCTGATCGAGGATGGCGCGCAGACAACAGTGACAATCGAAAATGTTGGTCTGTATGTTGAGAAGGTTCTCGACTTTACCCTAGGTTCAGGAGTGAAGCGCCAAATTGATGCTTTCAGCGCTGGCTTTACAGAGGTGTTCCCCTACTCCGCGCTCAGAGCTTTCACCCCAGACGAGCTTGTCATGCTGTTCGGCAGGAACGACGAGGATTGGTCACTCGAGA CCCTCATGGACTCAATCAAGGCCGACCATGGCTTCAACCTCGACAGCAAGAGCGTCCGCAACCTACTTCAAACCATGAGCCAATACACGCCAGAAGAACGCCGAGAATTCTTGCAGTTCATTACTGGTAGTCCGAAACTCCCTATCGGAG GCTTCAAGAGTCTCACGCCCATGTTCACCGTTGTGTGCAAGCCAGCCGAACCACCGTACACATCCGACGATTACCTCCCATCGGTCATGACGTGCGTCAATTACCTCAAGATGCCAGACTACAGCACCTTGGACATGCTGCGCGAGAAGCTGAGCGTTGCAGTCAAGGAGGGCCAGGGCGCGTTCCATCTTTCATAG
- a CDS encoding Nicotinamide-nucleotide adenylyltransferase, whose protein sequence is MTSPASSDIALDAGLEHTNTVTLDNYKFPKERLKKVLSNDNKQPIVLVSCGSFSPPTNLHLRMFEEATDYCQFETDFEVVGGFFSPVGDAYKKAGLASAHHRISMTRIAVNDSSTWIGVDPWEPLHKEYMPTVKVLDHFDHELNQVLGGIATSTGEKKKIHVALLAGADLIQTMSTPGLWAREDLSRILGVYGAFILERSGTDIDDALVSLQQWKENIRVIPQLIQNDVSSTKIRLFRKRGKSIRYYIPDKVVDYIYEHGLYASDDEKSKAAEKGKEKASDSATDSSAVASS, encoded by the exons ATGACTTCACCAGCGAGCAGCGACATCGCCCTCGACGCTGGGCTCGAGCACACCAACACCGTCACGCTCGACAACTACAAATTCCCCAAAGAGAGGCTGAAGAAGGTGCTCTCCAACGACAACAAGCAGCCCATCGTCCTCGTGTCCTGCGGTTCCTTCTCGCCGCCCACTAACCTCCACCTGCGCATGTTCGAGGAAGCCACCGACTACTGCCAGTTTGAGACGGACTTCGAGGTCGTGGGCGGCTTCTTCAGCCCCGTCGGCGACGCGTACAAGAAGGCTGGCCTGGCCTCGGCGCACCACCGCATCAGCATGACCAGGATCGCCGTCAACGACAGCTCCACCTGGATTGGCGTCGACCCCTGGGAGCCTCTGCACAAGGAGTACATGCCCACGGTAAAGGTCCTCGACCACTTCGACCACGAGCTGAACCAGGTCCTGGGAGGCATCGCGACGTCGACGggcgagaagaagaagattcACGTGGCCCTCCTCGCGGGCGCCGACCTCATCCAGACCATGAGCACACCCGGCCTGTGGGCTCGTGAAGATCTGAGCAGGATTCTTGGCGTTTACGGCGCCTTCATCCTCGAGCGCAGCGGGACCGACATCG ACGATGCGCTTGTCAGTCTCCAGCAGTGGAAAGAGAACATCCGCGTCATTCCTCAGCTCATCCAGAACGACGTCTCGTCTACCAAGATCCGCCTGTTCCGCAAGCGCGGCAAGAGCATTCGTTACTACATCCCGGACAAGGTCGTCGACTACATCTACGAGCACGGCCTGTACGCTTCGGACGACGAGAAGTCAAAGGCGGCCGAGAAGGGCAAGGAGAAGGCTTCTGACAGTGCAACCGACTCGTCTGCAGTGGCTTCCTCTTGA
- a CDS encoding Nicotinamide-nucleotide adenylyltransferase, whose protein sequence is MTSPASSDIALDAGLEHTNTVTLDNYKFPKERLKKVLSNDNKQPIVLVSCGSFSPPTNLHLRMFEEATDYCQFETDFEVVGGFFSPVGDAYKKAGLASAHHRISMTRIAVNDSSTWIGVDPWEPLHKEYMPTVKVLDHFDHELNQVLGGIATSTGEKKKIHVALLAGADLIQTMSTPGLWAREDLSRILGVYGAFILERSGTDIGMFDYSSTHATPRNHANAHQTMRLSVSSSGKRTSASFLSSSRTTSRLPRSACSASAARAFVTTSRTRSSTTSTSTACTLRTTRSQRRPRRARRRLLTVQPTRLQWLPLERSQQNRSERLQDARLVT, encoded by the coding sequence ATGACTTCACCAGCGAGCAGCGACATCGCCCTCGACGCTGGGCTCGAGCACACCAACACCGTCACGCTCGACAACTACAAATTCCCCAAAGAGAGGCTGAAGAAGGTGCTCTCCAACGACAACAAGCAGCCCATCGTCCTCGTGTCCTGCGGTTCCTTCTCGCCGCCCACTAACCTCCACCTGCGCATGTTCGAGGAAGCCACCGACTACTGCCAGTTTGAGACGGACTTCGAGGTCGTGGGCGGCTTCTTCAGCCCCGTCGGCGACGCGTACAAGAAGGCTGGCCTGGCCTCGGCGCACCACCGCATCAGCATGACCAGGATCGCCGTCAACGACAGCTCCACCTGGATTGGCGTCGACCCCTGGGAGCCTCTGCACAAGGAGTACATGCCCACGGTAAAGGTCCTCGACCACTTCGACCACGAGCTGAACCAGGTCCTGGGAGGCATCGCGACGTCGACGggcgagaagaagaagattcACGTGGCCCTCCTCGCGGGCGCCGACCTCATCCAGACCATGAGCACACCCGGCCTGTGGGCTCGTGAAGATCTGAGCAGGATTCTTGGCGTTTACGGCGCCTTCATCCTCGAGCGCAGCGGGACCGACATCGGTATGTTTGACTACTCCTCCACCCACGCCACGCCACGCAACCATGCTAACGCGCACCAGACGATGCGCTTGTCAGTCTCCAGCAGTGGAAAGAGAACATCCGCGTCATTCCTCAGCTCATCCAGAACGACGTCTCGTCTACCAAGATCCGCCTGTTCCGCAAGCGCGGCAAGAGCATTCGTTACTACATCCCGGACAAGGTCGTCGACTACATCTACGAGCACGGCCTGTACGCTTCGGACGACGAGAAGTCAAAGGCGGCCGAGAAGGGCAAGGAGAAGGCTTCTGACAGTGCAACCGACTCGTCTGCAGTGGCTTCCTCTTGAGCGCTCACAACAAAACCGCAGCGAGCGACTCCAGGACGCCAGGCTGGTCACATGA
- a CDS encoding Glucan 1,3-beta-glucosidase — MPTADEHDDPSRRRPRGDERRRRRESHGDTSGTERRRRRNSREAHTPYEFEGRRRKGHRATDSQGELLRPSPRTSSQAPRDSSRAPRDSRYQSDSEWESPAPRQARRSRRQSTTEGEGSRKSGAPLSLDALAKLDKEVAKKSGGWRGYDYDEDYLKEVRRKEKALEKDRVKVAKNEKNRTKKEEERRRVEESDREILEEKERRKRREERRKKRESREVKGGAVALGDLAGMEASGKRRSRHTDDERERKRDAAKHTPSEAEERRERRQREKQQRNEQRKRRVVSGPLAEEGGIEDDDDHQYMMEKRGGAGSAPTVYSAEEQAKKKKRKKIIIALVSVLILLAIIIPVAVLMSGKKSNDSPSSDAAPGQSTPKNSNLNGKDPNSVPQEDKGGIFDPWSWYDTEDFNVTYTKELVGGLPIIGLNSTWNDNVQANSKVPNLQDTFQYGKMPIRGVNVGGWLNIEPFITPSFFENFGARDGVVDEYTLLTKLGPTKAKSTLEQHYSTFVNRQTFAEIRAAGMDHVRFPFGYWIVQTYDGDPYLAQVSWRYLLRGIEYCRQNGLRVNLDLHGAPGSQNGWNHSGRQGVIGWLNGTDGDLNAQRTLDIHHKLSVFFAQPRYKNVVTMYGLVNEPRNVELDTERVVNWTQTAITQIRADNISGIIVFGDGFMGLDNWQGKLQNNKNLLLDVHQYVIFNVDQLSLGHRDKLNFACAAWTQQSLRSMDKTTGFGPTMCGEWSQADTDCTQYINNVAIGTRWEGTYDTGNSSTSILKPQCPAQGECSCDPANADPASYSADYKKWLYQFAIAQMDSFEAGWGWFYWTWETEKATQWSYRQGLAAGILPKTAYDRDWTCPDNGVDGLDDFAGLPEYY; from the coding sequence ATGCCCACGGCCGACGAGCACGATGACCCCTCGCGCCGCAGACCGCGCGGCGACGAGCGCAGACGCCGCCGCGAGTCCCACGGCGACACCTCCGGCACCGAGCGCCGACGCAGACGCAACAGCCGCGAGGCCCACACGCCGTACGAGTTCGAGGGCCGCCGCCGAAAAGGCCACCGCGCGACAGACTCGCAGGGCGAGCTGCTGCGGCCCTCGCCGCGGACGTCGAGCCAGGCGCCTCGGGACAGCTCGCGCGCGCCCCGCGACAGCCGATATCAGAGCGACTCGGAATGGGAGAGTCCCGCGCCGCGGCAGGCGAGACGCAGTCGGAGGCAGAGCACCACGGAAGGCGAGGGCAGTCGCAAGTCTGGCGCGCCGCTTTCGCTCGATGCGCTCGCCAAGCTCGACAAAGAGGTGGCCAAGAAGAGCGGTGGGTGGCGTGGCTACGACTACGACGAGGACTACCTCAAGGAGGTGCGGCGGAAGGAGAAGGCGCTGGAGAAGGATCGGGTCAAGGTAGCCAAAAATGAGAAAAACAGAACGAAaaaggaggaggagaggcgCAGGGTCGAGGAGAGCGACAGGGAGATTctcgaggagaaggagaggaggaagaggagagAAGAGCGGCGGAAGAAGAGGGAGAGCAGAGAAGTCAAGGGCGGTGCTGTGGCGCTGGGGGATCTGGCCGGCATGGAGGCGAgtgggaagaggaggagtaGGCATACCGACGacgagagagagagaaaaagagaCGCAGCCAAACACACACCCTCGGAGGCTGAAGAGAGGCGGGAGAGGAGACAGCGCGAGAAACAGCAGAGGAACGAGCAGAGAAAGCGGCGCGTCGTGAGCGGTCCCCTGGCGGAGGAGGGTGGGAtagaagacgacgacgaccacCAGTACATGATGGAGAAACGCGGCGGCGCAGGGAGTGCGCCCACCGTTTACTCGGCTGAGGAGcaggcgaagaagaagaagcggaAAAAGATCATCATCGCACTCGTCTCTGTTCTCATACTGCTGGCCATCATCATCCCCGTGGCAGTTCTCATGTCTGGCAAAAAGAGCAATGACAGCCCGTCGAGCGACGCTGCACCTGGGCAGTCCACACCCAAGAACAGCAACCTGAACGGCAAGGATCCGAACAGCGTACCGCAGGAAGACAAAGGCGGCATATTTGACCCCTGGTCTTGGTATGACACGGAAGACTTCAACGTCACGTACACGAAGGAGCTGGTCGGTGGCCTCCCCATCATCGGTCTCAATTCGACATGGAACGACAACGTGCAGGCCAACAGCAAAGTCCCCAACCTCCAAGACACGTTCCAGTACGGCAAGATGCCCATCCGCGGCGTCAACGTCGGCGGCTGGCTCAACATCGAGCCCTTCATCACGCCTTCGTTTTTCGAGAATTTTGGCGCGCGTGACGGCGTGGTAGACGAGTACACGCTGCTCACCAAGCTCGGTCCCACCAAAGCGAAATCCACCCTCGAGCAGCATTACTCGACCTTTGTCAATCGCCAGACCTTTGCAGAGATCCGCGCCGCGGGCATGGACCACGTCCGCTTCCCCTTCGGCTACTGGATCGTGCAGACGTACGACGGCGACCCATACCTGGCTCAGGTGTCGTGGCGGTATCTGCTTCGCGGCATCGAGTACTGCCGCCAGAACGGGCTGCGCGTGAACCTCGACCTGCACGGCGCGCCGGGGAGTCAGAACGGCTGGAACCACTCGGGTCGACAGGGCGTGATTGGGTGGCTGAACGGCACCGACGGGGATCTGAATGCGCAGCGTACACTCGACATCCACCACAAGCTGTCCGTCTTCTTCGCGCAGCCGCGGTACAAGAACGTGGTCACCATGTACGGCCTAGTCAACGAGCCGCGCAACGTCGAGCTCGACACGGAGCGCGTAGTCAACTGGACGCAGACGGCCATCACGCAGATCCGCGCAGACAACATATCAGGGATAATCGTCTTCGGCGACGGCTTCATGGGGCTCGACAACTGGCAAGGCAAGCTACAAAACAACAAGAACCTGCTCCTCGACGTGCACCAGTACGTCATCTTCAACGTCGACCAACTCTCGCTCGGCCACCGCGACAAGCTCAACTTCGCCTGCGCCGCATGGACCCAGCAGTCCCTCCGCTCCATGGACAAAACCACCGGCTTCGGCCCCACCATGTGCGGCGAGTGGTCTCAGGCCGACACAGACTGCACGCAGTACATCAACAACGTCGCCATCGGCACGCGCTGGGAAGGCACCTACGACACGGGCAACTCGTCCACCTCGATCCTCAAACCGCAGTGTCCCGCGCAAGGGGAATGCTCCTGCGACCCCGCAAACGCCGACCCGGCGTCCTACTCGGCCGACTACAAGAAATGGCTGTACCAGTTTGCCATTGCGCAGATGGACAGCTTCGAGGCCGGTTGGGGCTGGTTCTACTGGACCTGGGAGACGGAGAAGGCAACGCAATGGAGTTATCGCCAGGGACTCGCTGCGGGGATCCTGCCCAAGACGGCGTATGATCGCGATTGGACGTGTCCTGACAACGGCGTCGATGGGCTGGACGACTTTGCCGGGTTGCCGGAGTATTACTAG